The Chloroflexota bacterium genome contains a region encoding:
- a CDS encoding acetoacetate--CoA ligase, translating into MTQTAHPDPLWRPSPDARQRTLLGRFWREAETRAGRTFADYAALHRWSVDEREAFWGLFAEFADIQFDTPAERVKGPDRMPGTEWFPGARLNYAKNCLRRRDDHPALIAVTEEGVTATVSYRQLHRQVECCADAMREAGITSGDRVAGMIGNGVEAIVAFLASASIGAIWSACSPDFGAQAALARLGQIAPKLLIASAAYRYGGRHFDCVDTVRAVATELPGLRQVVVVAPEGETVAVDGWISWDDFVKRPEAEPLAFAALPFDHPLYILYSSGTTGPPKCMVHGAGGSLVQHRKEHQLHTDVTSDDVMLYVTTCGWMMWNWLVTGLAAGCTLVLYDGSAGHPGLGRLWRLIDELDITIFGTSAPFLETCMRRRTPTWAHRSLRAVLSTGSPLSPAAFRWTQAAAGPDVRISSIAGGTDIVSCFVLGNPLLPVYAGEIQCLGLGMDVAAFDAAGTPVVGTQGELVCRRPFPSMPVRFWNDADGQAYRRAYFEAYPEVWHHGDFIEITPRGGVVMYGRSDATLNPGGVRIGTAEIYRPLERIAWVADALAAGMARGASEEIVLFVVVGDGAGLSRERVNALRTVIRREASPRHAPRRIVEVPAVPRTRNGKLAELAVTRILRGEGVPNREALANPECLDAFERARDDLLAGAAK; encoded by the coding sequence GTGACGCAGACGGCACATCCCGATCCGTTGTGGCGACCGTCGCCGGATGCCCGCCAGCGCACGCTGCTTGGGCGGTTCTGGCGCGAGGCTGAGACGCGCGCGGGTCGGACGTTTGCCGACTACGCCGCGTTGCACCGCTGGTCGGTGGATGAGCGGGAGGCGTTTTGGGGTCTCTTCGCCGAGTTCGCGGACATCCAGTTCGACACTCCCGCCGAGCGTGTCAAAGGGCCCGACCGGATGCCCGGCACGGAGTGGTTTCCCGGGGCGCGCCTCAACTACGCCAAGAACTGCCTGCGGCGTCGTGACGACCACCCCGCGCTGATCGCCGTCACCGAGGAGGGCGTGACGGCAACCGTCAGCTACCGGCAGCTGCATCGCCAGGTGGAATGCTGCGCCGACGCCATGCGCGAGGCAGGAATCACGTCGGGCGATCGCGTAGCCGGCATGATCGGCAACGGCGTCGAGGCCATCGTGGCGTTCCTGGCCAGCGCCAGCATCGGGGCCATCTGGAGCGCGTGCTCGCCGGACTTCGGGGCGCAGGCGGCGCTGGCCCGCCTGGGCCAGATTGCGCCCAAGCTGCTCATTGCCAGCGCGGCCTATCGCTACGGCGGGCGCCACTTCGACTGCGTGGACACCGTGCGCGCGGTCGCCACGGAGCTTCCGGGCCTGCGGCAGGTCGTGGTCGTGGCGCCGGAGGGCGAGACGGTTGCCGTTGACGGTTGGATTTCGTGGGACGACTTTGTGAAGCGCCCGGAGGCCGAACCGCTGGCGTTCGCGGCGCTGCCGTTCGATCACCCGCTGTACATCCTGTATTCCTCGGGCACGACCGGCCCGCCCAAGTGCATGGTCCACGGCGCGGGCGGCAGCCTGGTGCAGCACCGCAAGGAGCACCAGCTGCACACGGACGTGACCTCGGACGACGTGATGCTCTATGTCACGACTTGCGGCTGGATGATGTGGAACTGGCTGGTGACGGGGCTGGCTGCGGGCTGCACGCTGGTGCTCTACGACGGGAGCGCGGGGCATCCGGGCTTGGGCCGGCTGTGGCGGTTGATCGACGAGCTTGACATAACGATCTTCGGCACCAGCGCGCCGTTCCTGGAAACCTGCATGCGGCGGCGGACGCCGACCTGGGCGCATCGCTCCCTGCGAGCGGTGCTTTCCACCGGATCGCCGCTGTCGCCGGCGGCGTTCCGCTGGACCCAGGCCGCGGCCGGTCCGGACGTGCGCATCTCGTCGATCGCGGGCGGCACGGACATCGTCTCGTGCTTCGTGCTGGGGAATCCGTTGCTCCCGGTGTACGCCGGCGAGATCCAGTGCCTGGGCCTGGGCATGGACGTGGCGGCGTTCGATGCGGCGGGGACGCCGGTTGTAGGGACCCAGGGCGAGTTGGTGTGCCGCCGTCCCTTTCCCTCGATGCCGGTGCGGTTCTGGAATGACGCCGACGGACAGGCCTATCGCCGCGCCTACTTCGAGGCCTATCCCGAGGTATGGCATCACGGTGACTTCATCGAGATTACGCCCAGAGGCGGCGTGGTCATGTACGGCCGCAGCGACGCCACGCTGAATCCCGGCGGCGTTCGGATCGGCACGGCGGAGATCTACCGTCCGCTCGAGCGGATCGCCTGGGTGGCTGACGCGCTGGCGGCCGGCATGGCGCGCGGAGCGTCGGAGGAAATCGTGCTCTTCGTGGTCGTCGGCGACGGCGCCGGGCTTTCACGCGAGCGCGTGAACGCGCTGCGCACGGTGATCCGGCGCGAAGCCTCGCCGCGGCATGCGCCGCGACGGATCGTGGAGGTTCCCGCCGTGCCGCGAACCCGCAACGGCAAGCTGGCCGAGCTGGCGGTGACGCGGATTCTGCGCGGCGAGGGCGTGCCGAACCGGGAGGCGCTGGCGAACCCTGAGTGCCTGGATGCGTTCGAGCGCGCGCGGGACGACCTGCTGGCGGGCGCCGCGAAGTGA
- the glpK gene encoding glycerol kinase GlpK: MILAIDQGTSGTAALVVAPDATVAGQGRVPIAAHHPRPGWVEQDAAEIRRSVQRAAQLALADAGDPPLAAIGVTNQRETAVAWDAVSGLPLAPAVVWQDRRTAPRCEALRADGWGPRVASLTGLTVDPYFSATAYEWMLAHHDPVREAAQRGSLRLGTVDTWVLWNLTGGAYVTDVSNASRTMLMDLATRTWCDELLELFGVPREALPTIVDSAGEIARTGEGSGLPANIPITSLAGDQQAALFGHLALAPGDTKVTYGTGGFLLQVAGEERPADVEGLLTTVAWRREGRVTYAREGSVFVAGALIQWLRDGLGLIAQAAECEVRARRVPDAAGAVIVPAFAGLGTPNWDPRARGVIVGLTAGVTADHLCRAALEAIAHQIADVLDTMDPSDAPLRVDGGAAGSDLLLELQAAIAGRPVVRPAQLETTALGAAFLAGLSAGVWATADEIRRCRPPDRVIEARGDLGAVSRETWRAAVDRARRWAPDEEPDA, from the coding sequence GTGATCCTTGCGATCGACCAGGGAACCAGCGGCACCGCGGCGCTGGTCGTGGCGCCGGATGCAACCGTGGCGGGTCAGGGGCGCGTCCCGATCGCCGCCCACCACCCCCGGCCCGGCTGGGTCGAGCAGGATGCGGCGGAGATCCGGCGTAGCGTACAGCGCGCGGCGCAACTTGCGCTCGCCGACGCCGGCGACCCGCCGCTGGCGGCCATTGGCGTCACCAATCAACGCGAAACGGCGGTGGCGTGGGACGCCGTTTCGGGACTCCCGCTTGCGCCGGCGGTCGTGTGGCAGGACCGGCGCACGGCGCCGCGGTGCGAGGCGTTGCGCGCGGACGGATGGGGACCGCGCGTTGCTTCGCTGACAGGGCTGACGGTCGACCCCTACTTCTCGGCCACGGCGTATGAGTGGATGTTGGCCCACCATGACCCGGTGCGCGAGGCGGCGCAGCGCGGCAGCCTGCGGCTGGGCACGGTGGATACGTGGGTCCTATGGAATCTGACCGGAGGCGCGTACGTCACCGATGTCTCGAACGCCTCGCGCACGATGCTGATGGACCTGGCAACGCGAACGTGGTGCGACGAATTGCTGGAGCTGTTCGGCGTGCCGCGCGAGGCGCTGCCGACGATCGTCGACTCCGCCGGCGAGATCGCCCGCACCGGCGAGGGCTCGGGCCTCCCGGCGAACATCCCAATCACCAGTCTCGCCGGGGACCAGCAGGCGGCGTTGTTCGGCCACCTGGCCCTTGCGCCGGGCGATACCAAGGTGACCTACGGCACGGGCGGGTTTTTGCTGCAGGTCGCCGGCGAGGAGCGGCCGGCGGACGTCGAGGGACTGCTCACCACCGTCGCCTGGCGCCGCGAGGGACGCGTGACTTACGCGCGGGAGGGCAGCGTGTTCGTGGCCGGCGCGCTGATCCAGTGGTTGCGCGACGGTCTGGGACTCATCGCGCAGGCCGCGGAGTGCGAGGTTCGCGCGCGACGCGTGCCGGATGCCGCGGGCGCGGTGATCGTGCCGGCGTTCGCCGGCCTGGGTACGCCCAACTGGGACCCGCGGGCGCGCGGAGTGATCGTGGGGCTGACCGCGGGAGTCACCGCCGATCACCTCTGCCGCGCCGCGCTGGAAGCCATCGCGCACCAGATCGCGGACGTGCTCGACACGATGGACCCAAGCGATGCGCCGCTGCGCGTGGACGGCGGGGCGGCGGGCAGCGACTTGCTGCTGGAGCTGCAGGCTGCGATCGCGGGTCGGCCTGTGGTTCGCCCCGCGCAGCTGGAGACTACGGCCCTGGGCGCGGCGTTCCTCGCGGGACTGTCGGCGGGCGTCTGGGCCACGGCGGATGAGATTCGGCGTTGCCGTCCGCCCGATCGCGTGATCGAGGCGCGCGGCGATCTGGGCGCCGTGTCGCGGGAGACATGGCGGGCCGCCGTCGATCGGGCTCGCCGCTGGGCGCCCGACGAGGAGCCGGACGCGTGA
- the dcd gene encoding dCTP deaminase, giving the protein MVLSDRSLREVIASGRLRIEPFDDAAVQPSSIDLRLGTVMRVFLNHTDTHIDPRIDQETLTEQVSIRPGEPFVLHPGEFVLGGTMEHVAMPDDLVGRIEGKSSLGRLGLMVHSTAGYVDPGFQGKFTLELANIATLPILLWPTMKIGQLSIMHLTTPAERPYGSPGLGSKYQGQPESTPSRAHLGFSEVPNHHGGNESG; this is encoded by the coding sequence GTGGTTCTCAGCGATAGGAGCCTACGCGAGGTCATCGCCTCAGGGCGCCTTCGCATCGAGCCGTTTGACGATGCCGCGGTACAGCCGTCCAGCATCGACCTGCGGCTCGGCACCGTCATGCGGGTATTCCTGAACCACACCGACACGCACATCGACCCACGCATAGATCAGGAAACGTTAACTGAGCAGGTGTCCATTCGTCCCGGTGAGCCGTTTGTGCTGCATCCCGGCGAGTTCGTCCTCGGCGGCACCATGGAGCACGTCGCCATGCCGGACGATCTGGTCGGTCGGATCGAAGGCAAGAGCTCGCTCGGACGCCTCGGCCTGATGGTGCACAGCACCGCCGGCTACGTTGATCCGGGTTTCCAGGGCAAGTTCACGCTGGAGCTGGCCAACATTGCCACCCTGCCGATCCTGCTCTGGCCCACCATGAAGATTGGTCAACTCTCCATCATGCATTTGACCACCCCTGCCGAGCGGCCCTACGGATCGCCCGGTCTCGGCAGCAAGTATCAGGGCCAGCCGGAGTCGACGCCCAGCCGGGCGCATCTGGGATTTTCCGAAGTCCCGAACCACCATGGAGGCAACGAATCAGGATGA
- a CDS encoding NUDIX domain-containing protein translates to MTAEPQQPSAVNNEDEPYLESSGGVVYRVRQGRIQVALVQTQRGAWVLPKGAVERGEAPDDAAVREVLEETGIVSDVQENLGEIRYEVRPDLWTGFVPKIVHQYLLLARGGNIRPDPAEHVEARWVSVSDAIRMLHHANERTVMVRAEESLRRMVPEGATP, encoded by the coding sequence ATGACCGCCGAACCGCAGCAACCGTCCGCCGTCAACAACGAAGACGAGCCGTATCTGGAATCCTCCGGCGGCGTCGTCTACCGCGTGCGCCAGGGTCGCATTCAGGTGGCGCTGGTGCAGACGCAGCGCGGCGCCTGGGTCCTGCCCAAGGGCGCCGTCGAGCGCGGCGAGGCGCCCGACGACGCCGCCGTGCGTGAAGTCCTGGAGGAGACCGGCATCGTCAGCGACGTGCAGGAAAACCTGGGCGAGATTCGCTACGAGGTTCGGCCCGACCTGTGGACGGGGTTCGTGCCAAAGATCGTGCATCAATACCTGCTGCTGGCGCGCGGCGGCAACATCCGGCCCGACCCCGCCGAACACGTGGAAGCGCGTTGGGTCAGCGTGTCGGACGCCATTCGCATGCTGCATCACGCCAACGAGCGCACGGTCATGGTGCGCGCCGAGGAAAGTCTGCGGCGGATGGTGCCCGAGGGCGCCACACCCTAG
- a CDS encoding peptide ABC transporter substrate-binding protein, translated as MGGTLRLETRTPETIDPAIVRDAGSAEFSMAVFAGLTRINADLRPEPALARDWEVSDDGHTYRFELRDGLRFHDGRPLTADDVRWSWERALHPATQSPTAAVMLGNIEGADAVRNGDADALSGVRVLGDRLLDVRLVQRAAYFPALVAQAPSLVVDRANVAAGPDWSLRPNGSGPYRLTSFSPRSEVVLESAPTYHPRQSGPATIRFTELDPGESLLRYEQDQLDIVRVGGSNIDRFSDPREPRAAELRRAPELALTYLGFNSSRPPFDDPHARRAFAHAIDRPRINRVSLRGHHTEARGILPPGMAGYRADYAGLPFDLDAARRELRLSRHGPIEEWPELVLATSGSGLTAGPVTRAIVEPWRDQLGVDISVEQLDFLDYLDLLDTFTAADSPRHLFLSSWIADFPDPFNFLDMLYGSKRPNNYGGFNDGFVDLLLELASSEPRHERRLALYRLAESRLVERGAAVPLYHRVSHVLVQPWVTQYPGQPVVREWLTDVEIAPR; from the coding sequence GTGGGCGGCACGCTCCGGCTGGAGACCAGGACGCCGGAAACCATCGACCCGGCCATCGTGCGCGATGCGGGCTCCGCCGAGTTTTCCATGGCGGTCTTTGCCGGGCTCACGCGCATCAACGCCGATTTGCGCCCCGAGCCGGCCCTCGCGCGTGATTGGGAGGTCAGCGACGACGGGCACACCTATCGGTTCGAGCTCCGCGACGGTCTCCGGTTTCACGACGGGCGGCCGCTGACCGCCGACGACGTGCGCTGGTCGTGGGAGCGCGCGCTCCATCCCGCCACGCAATCGCCCACGGCCGCCGTCATGCTGGGCAACATCGAAGGCGCCGACGCGGTGCGCAATGGCGACGCCGACGCCTTGAGCGGCGTGCGCGTGCTCGGCGACCGGTTGCTCGACGTGCGCCTGGTGCAACGCGCCGCCTACTTCCCGGCGTTGGTCGCGCAGGCGCCCAGCCTCGTCGTCGACCGCGCGAATGTCGCCGCGGGACCGGATTGGTCGTTGCGACCCAATGGCTCGGGGCCCTACCGGCTCACCTCGTTCAGCCCGCGATCGGAGGTCGTGCTGGAGTCGGCGCCGACCTACCACCCGCGGCAATCGGGCCCGGCGACCATCCGCTTCACCGAGCTCGACCCGGGCGAATCGCTGCTCCGCTACGAGCAAGACCAGTTGGACATCGTCCGGGTCGGCGGTTCCAACATCGATCGCTTCTCGGACCCACGCGAGCCGCGCGCGGCCGAGCTGCGTCGAGCGCCGGAGCTCGCGCTGACGTACCTCGGGTTCAACTCGTCGCGGCCGCCGTTCGACGATCCCCATGCCCGCCGCGCCTTCGCGCATGCCATCGACCGTCCGCGCATCAATCGCGTGAGCCTGAGGGGTCACCACACCGAGGCGCGCGGCATCCTGCCGCCCGGCATGGCCGGATACCGCGCGGACTATGCGGGTCTGCCGTTCGATCTCGACGCCGCGCGACGGGAGCTCCGGCTCTCGCGGCACGGGCCCATCGAGGAGTGGCCCGAGCTCGTCCTGGCCACGTCGGGGTCCGGCCTGACGGCAGGACCGGTAACTCGCGCCATCGTGGAACCGTGGCGGGACCAGCTGGGCGTCGACATTTCGGTCGAGCAACTCGACTTTCTGGACTACCTGGATCTCCTGGACACGTTCACCGCCGCCGACAGCCCGCGACACCTCTTTCTGTCGAGTTGGATCGCCGATTTCCCGGATCCGTTCAACTTCCTGGACATGCTGTACGGGTCGAAGCGCCCGAACAACTACGGCGGATTCAATGACGGCTTCGTGGACCTGCTGCTCGAGTTGGCGAGCAGCGAGCCCCGGCACGAGCGGCGCCTGGCGCTCTATCGGCTGGCGGAGTCGCGCCTCGTGGAGCGCGGCGCCGCCGTTCCCCTCTACCACCGCGTGTCGCACGTGCTCGTGCAACCATGGGTGACGCAATACCCCGGTCAACCCGTGGTGCGTGAATGGCTCACCGACGTTGAGATCGCGCCCCGCTAG
- a CDS encoding peptide ABC transporter substrate-binding protein: MRSRPASPRLPRRRVLAGLGAVAGASVLAACGEPGDGRPSADAGKIELWMREPLTLDPALASTPNEFTILNALFEPLVAVSSDGLPTPAAAASWDVSNAGHTVTFKIRPEARWMTGEPLTADAFAWAWRRNLDPQIGGAFNYLLFPVRGARDYAYGLYEDPAVVAVGAPDDSTLSVGLAEPSPGFPARVAAPIFYPLPEGEIRSYGSTWTQPRRLRGNGQYQLVQWDQGLGLTLFRNEHYWGDPGTFGEVVVRFPEEDGSPLLAFRGGAVDVAPVSGAAYRSARGDDQLRDRLRLFERGGSWFLVFNTAKPPWNRAEVRRALGMVLDREEMAAAVFEEPTLPGWTIVPPSTLPREIAQPGPDVDAARGLLSQAGFPDGQGLPPLRFTFHTTDTWKRLTAYLAATWRETLGVDVQPDERSWRDFLSFTDDPGDFDCYRAGWTSEFADPANWYDTLWLSDADYLGARWRNADFDRHVQAAGAATDPEARRNAYRAADAVLQAEQPAIGIGHHADAYLLHPRITGFGIDPVTGAIDLRAIVVSN; this comes from the coding sequence TTGAGATCGCGCCCCGCTAGCCCCAGGCTGCCGCGCCGGCGCGTCCTGGCCGGCCTTGGCGCCGTGGCCGGCGCCTCGGTCCTGGCCGCCTGCGGCGAACCCGGCGACGGGCGACCGTCCGCCGACGCCGGCAAGATCGAGCTCTGGATGCGCGAGCCGCTCACGCTCGATCCCGCGCTGGCCTCCACGCCCAACGAGTTCACCATCCTCAACGCGCTGTTCGAGCCGCTGGTCGCGGTCAGCAGCGACGGGCTGCCAACGCCGGCGGCGGCCGCGAGCTGGGACGTGAGCAACGCCGGACACACCGTCACGTTCAAGATCCGCCCGGAGGCCCGCTGGATGACCGGCGAACCGCTCACGGCGGACGCCTTCGCCTGGGCCTGGCGCCGAAACCTCGATCCGCAGATCGGCGGCGCGTTCAACTATCTCCTCTTCCCCGTACGCGGCGCCCGCGACTACGCCTATGGGCTCTATGAGGATCCCGCAGTGGTCGCCGTGGGCGCGCCCGACGACTCGACCCTCAGCGTCGGGCTTGCCGAGCCGTCCCCCGGGTTTCCCGCCCGGGTCGCGGCACCCATTTTCTATCCCCTGCCCGAAGGCGAAATCCGGTCCTATGGCTCGACCTGGACGCAGCCGCGACGACTGCGTGGCAACGGCCAGTATCAGCTGGTGCAGTGGGATCAAGGCCTCGGCCTCACGCTGTTTCGCAACGAGCACTATTGGGGCGATCCGGGGACCTTCGGCGAAGTGGTGGTGCGGTTTCCGGAGGAAGACGGCTCGCCGTTGCTGGCGTTTCGCGGCGGCGCCGTGGACGTGGCGCCGGTGAGCGGCGCCGCCTATCGCTCCGCGCGCGGCGACGACCAGCTGCGCGATCGCCTGCGTCTCTTCGAGCGCGGCGGCAGCTGGTTCCTCGTGTTCAACACCGCCAAGCCTCCCTGGAATCGGGCGGAGGTTCGCCGGGCGCTGGGCATGGTGCTGGACCGCGAGGAAATGGCGGCGGCCGTATTCGAGGAACCGACGCTTCCGGGCTGGACCATCGTGCCGCCGAGCACGCTCCCGCGAGAGATTGCCCAACCGGGCCCGGACGTGGATGCCGCGCGGGGCTTGCTCTCGCAGGCAGGCTTCCCCGACGGCCAGGGCCTGCCGCCCCTCCGATTCACGTTTCACACCACCGACACGTGGAAGCGCCTGACCGCCTACCTTGCCGCGACGTGGCGCGAGACGCTGGGCGTCGACGTCCAGCCGGACGAGCGGTCGTGGCGCGATTTCCTGTCGTTCACCGACGACCCGGGCGACTTCGATTGCTACCGCGCCGGGTGGACCTCGGAGTTCGCCGATCCGGCGAACTGGTACGACACGCTGTGGCTCTCCGACGCCGACTATCTGGGCGCCCGCTGGCGAAACGCGGATTTTGACCGCCATGTGCAAGCGGCCGGAGCGGCCACGGATCCCGAAGCGCGGCGCAACGCCTACCGTGCCGCCGACGCGGTGCTCCAAGCCGAGCAGCCGGCCATTGGCATCGGGCATCACGCCGACGCCTATCTGTTGCACCCGCGCATCACGGGATTCGGCATCGACCCAGTGACCGGCGCGATCGACCTGCGGGCCATCGTCGTCAGCAACTAA